A genomic window from Maylandia zebra isolate NMK-2024a linkage group LG20, Mzebra_GT3a, whole genome shotgun sequence includes:
- the LOC101464291 gene encoding uncharacterized protein LOC101464291 has protein sequence MFVILTDVLSGQQNQVICYIFKQKWFCEDRREATALTQSSPPAAFYKTAGLPKPVYTERMCSLCCLRARPQTLQVLCVQICMFYSSICLVSWPLCAETAKVRCGSDLLSDLMFVCGDRGIYLRKGLWSGYGTRSRGKGIVDLCCLSSGCELHHLEMYCAKPRSQQTTYSPSTTVHATTQPNLFQEVFQKKLLQYLGPPSSPKREAYRRNWRHSLRHKVKVSRSLRRMTNKSAD, from the exons ATGTTTGTCATTCTAACAGACGTCCTCTCAGGACAACAGAACCAAGTCATCTGCTACATTTTCAAGCAGAAATGGTTCTGTGAGGATAGGAGGGAGGCAACCGCCCTGACGCAGTCCTCCCCTCCTGCTGCCTTTTATAAGACCGCAGGTCTCCCAAAGCCAGTCTACACAGAAAGGATGTGCTCCTTGTGCTGTCTCCGTGCCAGACCACAGACACTCCAG GTGCTGTGTGTGCAGATCTGCATGTTTTACTCCAGCATTTGTCTGGTAAGCTGGCCACTGTGCGCAGAGACAGCTAAAGTCCGATGTGGCTCTGACCTGCTCAGTGACCTCATGTTTGTCTGTGGGGACCGTGGAATCTATTTAC GTAAAGGCTTGTGGTCTGGTTATGGCACTCGGTCCAGAGGGAAGGGGATAGTGGATCTGTGTTGCCTGTCATCAGGTTGTGAACTTCATCACCTTGAGATGTACTGTGCTAAACCAAGGAGCCAACAGACCACATATTCTCCATCCACAACAGTACATGCCACTACACAGCCAAATTTG TTCCAAGAAGTATTTCAGAAAAAACTTTTACAGTACCTGGGACCTCCGAGCAGTCCGAAGAGGGAAGCATACAGAAGGAATTGGCGGCATTCGCTTCGGCACAAAGTCAAAGTTTCACGGTCACTCAGGAGGATGACTAACAAGTCAGCCGACTAA
- the LOC101483637 gene encoding uncharacterized protein LOC101483637 isoform X1, with the protein MSIMDLLSSLEIYIPAEAEVKNIPLLTLPKSVLRRMGLPLLNASRNLADSPEGIWISPAVIRKKGQRHTGSAIDNMTSVLGKELRASRGPFRMSFVSSNRAAHEVLKGTVPKAPLCQTSQFPSDSAPRTGRDAVVIYRGQVYLSIRMPSRSHSQRGKQMTSQPVTPSTSHLSSKKRKKTMPSDNKPKKKHNICKVMHTENKKDDAHRTRDVHFLPKPTESECEVGSQCPADSRGEPLSEAPLKAACFQPHREPEEDLAAEEADGPGENNDRGGSLQMDIREVDQSSRGRVEPLGAAAASTSLQMDCDFNELAQEEKIAQMRAKLRQSEAALNLLS; encoded by the exons ATGTCG ATCATGGATCTCCTCAGCAGTTTGGAAATCTACATCCCTGCGGAGGCTGAGGTGAAAAACATCCCTTTGTTGACCTTGCCAAAGTCTGTACTCAGAAGAATGGGCCTCCCTCTACTGAATGCCTCCAGGAATCTTGCAGACTCTCCAGAAGGCATATGGATTTCTCCAGCAGTTATACGGAAGAAAGGCCAGAGACACACAGGAAGTGCAATAGATAACATGACCTCCGTGCTGGGGAAAGAGTTGCGCGCTTCAAGGGGTCCTTTTCGAATGTCTTTTGTTTCCTCGAACCGTGCAGCTCACGAGGTGCTGAAGGGCACCGTTCCCAAGGCACCTCTATGTCAAACCTCTCAATTCCCTTCGGACTCTGCCCCGCGAACCGGTCGAGATGCTGTCGTCATCTACCGTGGGCAAGTTTACTTGTCCATCAGAATGCCTAGTCGTAGCCATAGTCAGCGTGGGAAACAGATGACTTCTCAGCCTGTCACTCCTTCAACGTCCCACTTGTcttcaaagaaaaggaaaaag ACGATGCCAAGCGACAACAAGCCCAAGAAAAAGCACAACATATGTAAAGTAATGCATACAGAAAACAAGAAGGATGACGCACACAGGACAAGAGATGTTCACTTTCTGCCAAAACCCACTGAGAGTGAGTGTGAAGTGGGcagccagtgtcctgcagattCTAGAGGAGAGCCGCTCTCAGAGGCCCCCCTGAAGGCAGCTTGCTTTCAGCCTCACAGGGAGCCAGAGGAGGATCTGGCTGCCGAGGAAGCAGACGGCCCCGGTGAGAACAATGACAGAGGTGGTAGTCTACAGATGGACATCAGGGAAGTTGACCAAAGTAGCAGGGGCAGGGTGGAGCCCCTGGGTGCAGCTGCCGCCTCCACATCACTGCAGATGGACTGTGACTTTAACGAGTTGGCACAGGAGGAGAAGATCGCTCAAATGAGAGCCAAACTTAGACAGAGCGAAGCTGCTCTAAACCTGCTTTCTTAA
- the LOC101483637 gene encoding uncharacterized protein LOC101483637 isoform X2, which produces MDLLSSLEIYIPAEAEVKNIPLLTLPKSVLRRMGLPLLNASRNLADSPEGIWISPAVIRKKGQRHTGSAIDNMTSVLGKELRASRGPFRMSFVSSNRAAHEVLKGTVPKAPLCQTSQFPSDSAPRTGRDAVVIYRGQVYLSIRMPSRSHSQRGKQMTSQPVTPSTSHLSSKKRKKTMPSDNKPKKKHNICKVMHTENKKDDAHRTRDVHFLPKPTESECEVGSQCPADSRGEPLSEAPLKAACFQPHREPEEDLAAEEADGPGENNDRGGSLQMDIREVDQSSRGRVEPLGAAAASTSLQMDCDFNELAQEEKIAQMRAKLRQSEAALNLLS; this is translated from the exons ATGGATCTCCTCAGCAGTTTGGAAATCTACATCCCTGCGGAGGCTGAGGTGAAAAACATCCCTTTGTTGACCTTGCCAAAGTCTGTACTCAGAAGAATGGGCCTCCCTCTACTGAATGCCTCCAGGAATCTTGCAGACTCTCCAGAAGGCATATGGATTTCTCCAGCAGTTATACGGAAGAAAGGCCAGAGACACACAGGAAGTGCAATAGATAACATGACCTCCGTGCTGGGGAAAGAGTTGCGCGCTTCAAGGGGTCCTTTTCGAATGTCTTTTGTTTCCTCGAACCGTGCAGCTCACGAGGTGCTGAAGGGCACCGTTCCCAAGGCACCTCTATGTCAAACCTCTCAATTCCCTTCGGACTCTGCCCCGCGAACCGGTCGAGATGCTGTCGTCATCTACCGTGGGCAAGTTTACTTGTCCATCAGAATGCCTAGTCGTAGCCATAGTCAGCGTGGGAAACAGATGACTTCTCAGCCTGTCACTCCTTCAACGTCCCACTTGTcttcaaagaaaaggaaaaag ACGATGCCAAGCGACAACAAGCCCAAGAAAAAGCACAACATATGTAAAGTAATGCATACAGAAAACAAGAAGGATGACGCACACAGGACAAGAGATGTTCACTTTCTGCCAAAACCCACTGAGAGTGAGTGTGAAGTGGGcagccagtgtcctgcagattCTAGAGGAGAGCCGCTCTCAGAGGCCCCCCTGAAGGCAGCTTGCTTTCAGCCTCACAGGGAGCCAGAGGAGGATCTGGCTGCCGAGGAAGCAGACGGCCCCGGTGAGAACAATGACAGAGGTGGTAGTCTACAGATGGACATCAGGGAAGTTGACCAAAGTAGCAGGGGCAGGGTGGAGCCCCTGGGTGCAGCTGCCGCCTCCACATCACTGCAGATGGACTGTGACTTTAACGAGTTGGCACAGGAGGAGAAGATCGCTCAAATGAGAGCCAAACTTAGACAGAGCGAAGCTGCTCTAAACCTGCTTTCTTAA